The Mycolicibacterium smegmatis genome has a window encoding:
- a CDS encoding SDR family oxidoreductase has product MDLKIKDRVALVLASTAGLGAATARALANEGAHVVITGRNAERAERLAASLPSATAVPVDLTEPRAVEHLLTATREAYGEPDIVVLNGPGPKPGAAADLDAEDIDTIGDLLLKAHVALVKRTLPHMRAQGWGRILAIGSSGVQDPLPMLVASNIGRAGLAAYLKTLASEVAADGVTVNLQLPGRIATDRVAALDEAAAQRQGCSPEEVRAASQAKIPAGRYGTPDEFGALAAFLCSSAASYITGSAVRCDGGMLAHL; this is encoded by the coding sequence ATGGATCTGAAAATCAAGGACCGCGTCGCGCTCGTGCTCGCCTCCACCGCGGGCCTCGGAGCGGCGACCGCACGGGCACTCGCAAACGAAGGCGCCCACGTGGTCATCACCGGCCGCAACGCCGAGCGCGCCGAGCGACTCGCTGCCTCACTGCCCTCGGCGACCGCGGTCCCCGTCGACCTCACCGAACCACGAGCAGTCGAGCATCTGCTCACCGCGACGCGCGAGGCCTACGGCGAGCCCGACATCGTCGTCCTCAACGGGCCGGGCCCCAAGCCCGGCGCCGCTGCCGACCTGGACGCCGAGGACATCGACACCATCGGAGACCTACTGCTGAAAGCTCATGTGGCGCTGGTGAAGCGGACCCTGCCGCACATGCGCGCACAGGGCTGGGGACGCATCCTCGCGATCGGCTCAAGCGGTGTGCAAGACCCGCTCCCGATGCTGGTTGCCTCCAACATCGGACGTGCCGGCCTTGCGGCGTATCTGAAGACCCTCGCCTCCGAGGTGGCCGCCGATGGAGTCACCGTGAACCTGCAGCTGCCCGGCCGCATCGCCACCGACCGTGTCGCTGCCCTGGACGAGGCTGCCGCCCAACGTCAGGGCTGCAGCCCCGAGGAGGTCCGTGCCGCCTCGCAGGCGAAAATCCCGGCCGGTCGCTACGGGACGCCCGACGAATTCGGTGCGCTTGCCGCTTTCCTGTGCAGTTCCGCAGCCTCGTACATCACCGGCAGCGCCGTGCGCTGCGACGGCGGCATGCTCGCCCACCTCTAG
- a CDS encoding enoyl-CoA hydratase-related protein produces the protein MSEKTRTGTDEIRYDVKGHVARVTFDRPHVLNALDAKSTQRCNEIWDQIENDPSVHVVVVTGAGEKAFCTGADMSVGGVGKTGVDYWASLDPNGFAGLSLRETLDVPVIARVNGYALGGGMETVLGADLVIAAEHATFGLTEPRVGRVPLDGGMVKLRERIPHTQAMSLLLTGRKASAQEMADMGLVNEVVPMAELDAAVDRWVDQILACAPTSLRAIKQVVTRTAHLCPREAHAARLPALMEALVSPNATEGVEAFQQKRKPNWSDR, from the coding sequence ATGAGCGAGAAGACCCGAACGGGGACCGACGAGATCCGCTACGACGTGAAAGGCCACGTCGCCCGCGTCACCTTCGACCGCCCGCATGTGCTCAACGCGCTCGACGCGAAGAGCACCCAGCGGTGCAACGAGATCTGGGATCAGATCGAAAACGACCCCAGTGTTCACGTCGTGGTGGTCACCGGCGCGGGCGAGAAGGCGTTCTGCACCGGCGCCGACATGTCGGTCGGCGGAGTCGGCAAGACCGGCGTTGACTACTGGGCCAGTCTCGACCCGAACGGGTTCGCGGGACTGTCGCTGCGTGAAACGCTCGACGTACCGGTGATTGCGCGGGTCAACGGCTACGCACTCGGGGGTGGGATGGAGACCGTGCTCGGCGCAGACCTCGTGATCGCCGCGGAGCACGCCACATTCGGCCTCACCGAGCCGCGGGTAGGCCGCGTTCCGCTGGACGGCGGCATGGTCAAGCTCCGCGAGCGGATTCCGCACACGCAGGCGATGTCTTTGCTGCTCACAGGGCGGAAGGCTTCGGCGCAGGAGATGGCCGACATGGGCCTGGTCAACGAGGTCGTGCCCATGGCCGAGCTCGACGCAGCCGTCGACCGTTGGGTGGACCAGATCCTCGCGTGCGCGCCCACCTCGTTGCGCGCGATCAAGCAGGTCGTCACCCGCACTGCCCATCTCTGCCCGAGGGAAGCGCATGCCGCGCGGCTGCCGGCGTTGATGGAGGCCCTGGTCAGCCCGAACGCCACCGAGGGTGTCGAAGCCTTTCAACAGAAACGCAAGCCGAACTGGAGTGACCGATGA
- a CDS encoding dihydrodipicolinate synthase family protein, whose protein sequence is MNKLMQPGVWGVLATPFSGSTLEVDDNGVAALAEHAQAVGATGLTVLGVFGEAAKLSWEERRRVLETVLDTTELPLVVGCTSLATAPVIDEARMAVELVGERLAGVMVQANSADRATLATHLRAVNEATGADVVVQDYPIISGVHVSAGVLGDVVAQSPFVTAVKAEAPPTPVAVAELTRRVDVPVFGGLGGINLLDELACGSAGAMTGFSYPEALVATVRAWRDGDRMKARAALLDHLPLITFEQQVGIALAVRKECLRRRGLIAESGVRPPGRSLPDCLAPVLATHIDTVEGR, encoded by the coding sequence ATGAACAAGTTGATGCAACCCGGCGTGTGGGGTGTGCTGGCCACTCCTTTCTCCGGGTCCACCCTCGAGGTCGACGACAACGGTGTCGCCGCGCTGGCCGAACACGCCCAGGCAGTCGGCGCCACCGGACTGACCGTGCTGGGTGTCTTCGGCGAAGCAGCCAAGCTGTCATGGGAAGAACGGCGCCGGGTCCTCGAGACGGTGCTCGACACCACCGAGCTGCCCCTCGTGGTGGGCTGCACCAGCCTGGCCACCGCGCCTGTCATCGACGAGGCGCGGATGGCCGTCGAGCTGGTCGGTGAACGGCTCGCCGGGGTCATGGTGCAGGCCAACAGCGCCGACCGCGCCACCCTCGCAACGCATTTGCGCGCGGTCAACGAAGCCACCGGCGCCGACGTCGTCGTGCAGGACTACCCGATCATCAGCGGTGTTCATGTGTCCGCCGGTGTGCTGGGTGACGTGGTCGCCCAATCGCCGTTTGTGACCGCGGTCAAGGCAGAAGCGCCTCCCACTCCGGTGGCCGTTGCCGAGCTGACCAGACGCGTCGACGTTCCCGTCTTCGGCGGGTTGGGCGGGATCAACCTGCTCGACGAGCTCGCGTGCGGCTCAGCCGGCGCCATGACCGGGTTCTCTTACCCCGAGGCGCTGGTCGCCACGGTCCGCGCCTGGCGGGACGGGGATCGGATGAAGGCCCGGGCTGCGCTCCTGGACCACCTGCCCCTGATCACGTTCGAGCAGCAGGTGGGCATCGCGCTGGCAGTGCGCAAGGAGTGTTTGCGCCGACGCGGACTGATCGCCGAGTCCGGCGTACGACCACCCGGGCGGAGCCTGCCCGACTGCCTGGCACCTGTCCTGGCCACACACATCGACACCGTCGAAGGACGTTGA